TCATATATAGCATCACcaaatatcaataaaattgGATCGCTCCAgtctcaaagaaaaaaaactttctcaaaaaTAGCGGGAAATTTAAAACTCGATTCCAGTCCGAGAAGATTCATATCATACTTAGTACTCAATAAGAATCTAATCTGTATTCGTTTATAATTCAACAATTATGTTTCATCCTCTAACTTTTATTAAGATATCAGATTTCATACGATTTCTTAACATATTTTCTTCTAATCGGACAAATCTAAAAATAAGTTAACGTTTCTACATTATTAACTGTGCAGACGTATATAAACGaacattgtatttttcaaaatttagaaattcttaTTTGTTACATTTTACTCAATCAAACGTATAACTTTATATATTATTTCTGGTCTTAATAAAAAACGTGCGCGTTTATATATTGATTTTGCATGTCAGTACGTTGTCGGAAACGTTGGATCCGTCGGATAAACGACAAGAAGAAATGGCGTCGCTCATGAAATTTCGCAGGGTTTTAACTCCATTTTCTTCTAAAAACACAGGATATTTATACAACATTGTGCGATCAAGTGAGTTGTGATCAGTGTTTTAATGTTATAATTAAACAGAGCATTTATCAACATGAAGAGAAGAGCCTAATTCGCGGTTACTTTTCTCTCATATTTTTTAGGTTAATTACATAAGTATAACGAAATGATTTCTAATGTTTTGAACCAGTTTTAATGGTTTTGTTTTGTGGTTGCGTTTCGTAGAAATTATCCTAACTGACCACTGGAAACCCGGTCCATACCCGAAAACCGAGGAACAAAGGAGGAAAGCAGCTGAAAAGTATGGATTGAGCCCGGAGGAATATGAGCCGTATCCAAATGATGGAAATGGTTATGGCGATTATCCAAAACTTCCACTCATTGGAGCAGCAGCGCGCGATCCTAACTATCCATGGGATATTCCAGCACACAGGAGAAATTTCAATGAACCCGTAAATTTATCATACTTCATTTGAACTTCAGTTATTTTGTTTCTCTTAAGCATTCATGAATATTTAAGACTCTTTGCACTCGAGACATCTTAAATATATTCTTGCCGACACTTCTGACCTTGAAAGGATAAATGAAATGTTCTTGTTTAAAAGCtactaaataaaaatattccatggTTATTAAATATACACAGAAATGTATTCCCAATAATGTCTATTCACAAAAAATGACATTCATTCATGACACGATGCTGCTTCGTTTATATATAGATACACATTAGTGATAACTTGATGGGATTGGATCGTGCTGATTGTGGAATTGAACATCCAGTGCCATTTAGGACACAACTCAGCATGTTTCTAGGAGTGGTAATATTCTTCGCTATTCTATTCAATCTGCCCTACGAATATCATCATCCAATTGTAAGTGTTTATAATTCTCTACTATTTTCAtagaaattataattttcctCTGAAAAGCGATTACTTTgccatttcacttttttcaacataaataattcaattttatacagagataaaaatgttCACTGACTTTGTCCTGAAATGAGGAATTCCTTAAGAAATTGTAATCAAATCTTCGAACAACTTGTTGCACTGAAttcaaagaacaaaaaaaattattggttTACCAAAAACtctaaattgatttttaattcACACTGTATGTACTTCTATTGATTGAATAATATCCAATCGTCATATTCAGATAAGAAAGAAAGATCAATTGACAGATAATTGAGAATTTTCCTTATTTAAACAGATGGAGAAACAGATACCGAAAAAAGGAGTGGTGCACTACACTTTCGAGCCAGccaattaaatttttatgagtATATTGTAGAAAAACTATTATT
The window above is part of the Venturia canescens isolate UGA chromosome 5, ASM1945775v1, whole genome shotgun sequence genome. Proteins encoded here:
- the ND-ASHI gene encoding NADH dehydrogenase [ubiquinone] 1 beta subcomplex subunit 8, mitochondrial codes for the protein MASLMKFRRVLTPFSSKNTGYLYNIVRSKIILTDHWKPGPYPKTEEQRRKAAEKYGLSPEEYEPYPNDGNGYGDYPKLPLIGAAARDPNYPWDIPAHRRNFNEPIHISDNLMGLDRADCGIEHPVPFRTQLSMFLGVVIFFAILFNLPYEYHHPIMEKQIPKKGVVHYTFEPAN